CGACTTAGAAGACCCGCTCGACCGCGAAGCTACGTCGTGAGGACGGGCCGGTCCGCACTGCGAACGACGCGTTCTGCGACGCTGCCAATCGGAATTCTGTTCGACCCGGTTCGGCCGTGCGACCCAAGGACGATGAGGTCTGCGTCGATTTCGGCCGCGTAGTCGACGATTTCCTCGTGTGGAACGCCGTGACAGACGCGAGTGACGACCGAGAGACCGCTGTCGGTCGCCTGTCGTTCGACGTCGGCGATCAGTTCGGTCCCGATGTCCTCCATCTGCGTCATGATGAGTTCGATGCTGCTCAGCGCCGGGTCGCCGTATCGGCGGGTGTCCACGACGAACATCGTGTGGAGCGTCGAGTCGTTCTGTGCGGCGAGTTCGAGACCCTGTTCGACGGCCCGTGCGGCCGGTTCGCTACCGTCGGTCGGGACGAGAATGGTTTTGTACATGAATACCCCCTGTTGAAATCCCGCTTCTATAATGGTCCGTTTCGGGCTTAAGCCACGCGCAACCTGCCGGTTTTCGCGACACTGGGCGTCGGCAACTACTCCACGGTCACTGTCCGCTCGAACAATCTCGAGAGCAGCGCATACATCTCCTGTCTAATACCTTCGCGCGAGCGTGAGAAGCAGCCGCGGATGTGCTGGTATTCCAGTCTCAGGGTGAGCGCGTAGACGCGTTCGTCACCGGCGTAAATCACGAGCGCGTTCAGGTTGTCGACGGCGACCCAGCCGCTTTCGGACTCGACGTGCCGGAGGCCGTCTACGAACCGCATGAGAACAGACGGAGGTGTTCGAGCACCGCGGGTCAACATCTGCTTACGTCCACCCCGTGATAATTGTTTCTTGCAAGACAGTCGAGTCGGAGAAGAGCTGGCCGACCTTTTTGTCCTATCACGCGTACATCCTGTCATGTACGACGTGATTCTCGTGCCGACTGACGGCAGTGACGCAGCGCGAGCGGCCGGAACGTACGCCATCTCACTCGCTACAGAAGTCGGTGCGGCACTCCACGTCGTCTACGTCGTAGACGAGGGTGCAGCGAACCTATTGCTCAGTTCGCATTCGATGAGCGACCTGCTGAAGGGGCTAAACGAAGCGGGCGAACAGGCCGTCGGCGACCTTGAAGCCGCCGCGACGAAAGCGGGCGTTTCAGTGACGACCGAGGTCGTCCAAGGAATTCACGTGAACGAGGCCATCATCGCCGCTGCAAAACGGGCGGACGCGGACCTCATCGTGATGGCAACCTATGGTGAGCGTGGCCTCGAACACATCCTCGGGAGTACGACCCAGCGCGTCCTCGCGCGGTCGCACATCCCCGTCCTCGCGATTCCATCCGACGAGATGCCCACGTAGGCCAATTCCACGTGTTCTTTTCCAGAGTAAGAACTAGAATAATAACGGTGGGGGGCGAACCTTCAGCTGATCAAGGTGACACAATTTCGTTCCCTCCTGTTGTTTTGCCTGCTCGCGCTCCTGTTCGGCGCGTCGTTTCCAGCCATCAAACTCGGGCTCGAATACGCCCCACCGCTGCTGTTCGCCGCCCTCCGATTCGACGTGGCGGCGATTTTGCTGCTCTCCTACGTCGTGTTCGTGACCGACGATTGGCGGCCGACCACGAGGGGTGACGTTCTCTACATCGGCGTCGGTGGCCTGTTCCTCATCACGCTCGGCAACGCCCTCCTGTTCGTCGGGCAGGGTGGCACGACGACGGCCGTCTCGTCGGTGCTGTTCAGCCTGATTCCACTGCTGACGGCGCTGTTTGCCATCGCCATCTATCCGGAATTCAAACCGACCGTCTACTGCATCAGTTCGCTCATCCTCGGGCTCATCGGCATCGTCATCATCGCGAACCCCGACCCGGCGAACCTCTTTGGCTCTGCTGCCCTCCCGAAATTTCTCGTCACCGGGGCCGCGGCGAGCATCGCGCTCGGGAGCACCATCGTCTACCGCATCGAGCACACGATTTCGAACGAGGCCGCCGTCGCCTGGTCGATGGCCCTCGGCGCGGTGTTGCTCCATCTGCTCGCCGCGACGGTGACCAAGGAACCACTCTCTGCGGTAACGGTGACGCCAACGCTCGTCGGAGCCGTGCTCTACCTCGCGCTGTTCGCGAGTGCGTTCGCCTACCTCATCTACTTCCACCTGCTGCGCGAACTCGGCCCGCTCGAAGTCAATCTCAACTCCTACGTCGTCCCCGTCTATACGGTCGTTCTCAGTTGGGTGCTCCTCGACGAACTCATCGACCCCCAGACCGTGGTCGGGTTCCTCGTCATCTTCGCCGGATTCGCGCTGCTCAAGCGAAACGACATCCGCGAAAAATTCCCCCGATTCGGGCGAACGCCCTCCTCAACCGAGTAGGGCGTCCACGTCAACGTGAGCCGTGAGTAACTCGCGCATCGATTCGACCGTCTCCTCGTCGCGCGTCCGCCCAGCGCGAATCACGTCCTCTGCACGCTCGATGGTTGTCATCGTGTCCGTCTGCATGAGCAAGATTGGAATGCCACGCGACTCCGCCTTCCCGATGACGGCTCCCGGCGGGCTGAACCCGCCCGTCAGGAGCAGGCACTTGATTCCCGAGGCTTCGAGCGCCGCCGTCTGAATGTCGGTGCGGTCGCCGCCCGTAATCATGGCCGCGTCCTTCGAGCGTCTGAACTGGCTGAGCGCGGCCTCCGGTCCCATGGCTCCGACGACGAACCGCTCGACGAAACCGTCGGTGGGGGTGTTCTGCGTGACGATTTGCGCGCCGAGTTCGGCTGCGAGGTCTGCCACCGAGATGCCGGCGAGTTCGCGCTTTCGCGGGAGCACCCCGTAGACCGGGATGCCGCGGCCTTCGAGAAACGGAACGACATCCGTCGAAACCCGGTCGTAGCTCGCGTCCTCGACAGCGTTGAACAGGACGCCACCGAGGCGGTCACCAAACCGGTCTGCCGCCGCGAGCACGTCGTCTACGTCACCCGGTTCGCTGTACGTCGTCACCAGCACCACCTTCGCGTCGAGGAGGTCTGCGACGTCTGCGTCGGTGAGGTTCACGATGCCACCCGTGGTGTAACTCCCCCCGCCTTCGACGACCATCAGGTCGCGGTCTGTGGCGAGCGACTCGAAGTTCTCCCGAACCCGTGCCTTGAGATCGTCGGGGTTCTCCTGGCCGCGAAGCACACTCTCTACGAACGTCGGCGAGTAGACGATTGGCTCCATCTCGCTTACGTCCGCGTCGGTGTCGAGCAGGTCGCGGGCGAGCATCGGGTCCTCGTCGAGAATCTTGCCGACGTTCGACTGGAGACGCGTCCCCTTCGGTTTCATGTACCCGACCGCCTTGCCCTGATTCGCCGCGAGCGTCGCGAGCGACAGGGCAATGGCGGTCTTGCCGGTGCTTTCTTCGGTTGCAGTGATGAGTAACGTGTTCATTGGTCGATGGTGAGTCTGAGGTCGATGGCCGTCGCGCCCGCTGGTGTGGCGACCAGTGGGTTGATGTCCAGTTCGAGAATTTCGGGGAAGTCACAGACGAGCTGTGAGATGCGCTGGATGGTGTCTGCGATGGCCGCACGGTCCACTGGTTCGCGCCCCCGCGCCCCGCGCAGGAGCGGTGCGGTCTTGATTTCGTCGAGCATCGCCGTCGCGTCCCGTTCGCTCACGGGGGCGACGCGGAAGGTGGCGTCTTCGAGCACTTCGACGAAGATGCCGCCGAGGCCGAACATGACCAGCGGGCCGAACTGCGGGTCGCGATTCATGCCGACGATGGTCTCGGTTCCACCGGATACGTCCAGCAGTTCCTGGACCTGTACGCCGAGGATGGTCGCATTTGGCTGGTACTCCCGGGCGCGGGTCACGAGGTCCTCGTAGGCGTCGTAGACGTCTTCGAGCGCCACGCCGACTTTCACGCCGCCGATGTCGGACTTGTGCGGGATGTCCGGACTGACGATTTTCATGACGACTTCCGGGTCGCCGATGTCCTGGGCGGTCGAGACGGCGTCCGCCGCGGAATCGACCACCGCCCCCGTCGGCGTGGGAATGCCGTAGGCAGAGAGCAGATCCATCGCCTCGACGCCGAGTTGCGTCTGCCCGCGCTCTTTTGCGGCGTCGAGAATCTCGCGGGCCTGTTCGTGGTCCACGTCGAACTCCGTGGGTGGCTGGTACTCGCGGTCCCGAATCGTCCGGTACCTCCAGAGGGCGTCGAGACTTCGCACGGCCCGCGCCGGGTCGAAGTACGTCGGGATGCCGGCACTGTTGAGCGCGGCCTCGGCTTCACGGGTCGAATCGCCACCCATCAGGCAGGCGGCGACCGGTTTGTCGTGGGTCGCCTGCAGGTCGATGACCGCCGCCGCGAAATCCTCGAAGTCGAGGACGGCGGTCGGGCACGTCAGGACGACGGCGCACCCGACCCGGTCGTCGGCGAGTGCGAGGTCGATGGCCGTCTCGAACCGGTCGATTCCGGCGTCCCCGATGACGTCGATTGGGTTGTGGATGTTCGCCTCCTCGGGCATCGACTCACCGAGCGCGTCGAGCGTGGCCGGTGAGAGCGAAGCGAGCGAGAGC
This sequence is a window from Haladaptatus sp. QDMS2. Protein-coding genes within it:
- a CDS encoding phosphotransacetylase family protein, coding for MNTLLITATEESTGKTAIALSLATLAANQGKAVGYMKPKGTRLQSNVGKILDEDPMLARDLLDTDADVSEMEPIVYSPTFVESVLRGQENPDDLKARVRENFESLATDRDLMVVEGGGSYTTGGIVNLTDADVADLLDAKVVLVTTYSEPGDVDDVLAAADRFGDRLGGVLFNAVEDASYDRVSTDVVPFLEGRGIPVYGVLPRKRELAGISVADLAAELGAQIVTQNTPTDGFVERFVVGAMGPEAALSQFRRSKDAAMITGGDRTDIQTAALEASGIKCLLLTGGFSPPGAVIGKAESRGIPILLMQTDTMTTIERAEDVIRAGRTRDEETVESMRELLTAHVDVDALLG
- a CDS encoding universal stress protein, whose amino-acid sequence is MYKTILVPTDGSEPAARAVEQGLELAAQNDSTLHTMFVVDTRRYGDPALSSIELIMTQMEDIGTELIADVERQATDSGLSVVTRVCHGVPHEEIVDYAAEIDADLIVLGSHGRTGSNRIPIGSVAERVVRSADRPVLTT
- a CDS encoding acetate--CoA ligase family protein is translated as MGTLSSLFAPERVAVIGATEREGSVGRAITANLLADFVGETIPVNPNADTVLGVESYEDIATVPGDVDLAIVVVPPAVAVDVVREVGEAGVANVVVITAGFSETGSGGAAREAELTAVATEYDLNLVGPNSLGVIATDVGMNATFGPENALPGSISFMSQSGAFITAVLDWANDRDIGFRDVVSLGNKAVLDESDFIREWGDDEGTDVIMGYLEAITDGEGFVRTAREVTQDTPIVLVKSGRTEAGARAASSHTGAIAGSERAYETGLEQAGVLRVETVQDLFDFAGILSGQPLPNAGEVAIVTNAGGPGVMTTDAVGDSSLSLASLSPATLDALGESMPEEANIHNPIDVIGDAGIDRFETAIDLALADDRVGCAVVLTCPTAVLDFEDFAAAVIDLQATHDKPVAACLMGGDSTREAEAALNSAGIPTYFDPARAVRSLDALWRYRTIRDREYQPPTEFDVDHEQAREILDAAKERGQTQLGVEAMDLLSAYGIPTPTGAVVDSAADAVSTAQDIGDPEVVMKIVSPDIPHKSDIGGVKVGVALEDVYDAYEDLVTRAREYQPNATILGVQVQELLDVSGGTETIVGMNRDPQFGPLVMFGLGGIFVEVLEDATFRVAPVSERDATAMLDEIKTAPLLRGARGREPVDRAAIADTIQRISQLVCDFPEILELDINPLVATPAGATAIDLRLTIDQ
- a CDS encoding DMT family transporter, which gives rise to MTQFRSLLLFCLLALLFGASFPAIKLGLEYAPPLLFAALRFDVAAILLLSYVVFVTDDWRPTTRGDVLYIGVGGLFLITLGNALLFVGQGGTTTAVSSVLFSLIPLLTALFAIAIYPEFKPTVYCISSLILGLIGIVIIANPDPANLFGSAALPKFLVTGAAASIALGSTIVYRIEHTISNEAAVAWSMALGAVLLHLLAATVTKEPLSAVTVTPTLVGAVLYLALFASAFAYLIYFHLLRELGPLEVNLNSYVVPVYTVVLSWVLLDELIDPQTVVGFLVIFAGFALLKRNDIREKFPRFGRTPSSTE
- a CDS encoding universal stress protein, with product MYDVILVPTDGSDAARAAGTYAISLATEVGAALHVVYVVDEGAANLLLSSHSMSDLLKGLNEAGEQAVGDLEAAATKAGVSVTTEVVQGIHVNEAIIAAAKRADADLIVMATYGERGLEHILGSTTQRVLARSHIPVLAIPSDEMPT